One region of Malania oleifera isolate guangnan ecotype guangnan chromosome 6, ASM2987363v1, whole genome shotgun sequence genomic DNA includes:
- the LOC131158768 gene encoding uncharacterized protein LOC131158768, translated as MTDRDDRRLHLPQDSYCFPTTIFLSLNIFLRNPKIFLSIFALATLPVSLLLFLLALSSSPIKSQILLLEAVAQVAPTRFEARHVWDESRAAALSLLARKALVFAPCFALSLAAFVSAATSVAAAAAGRRPSLAAAASAVRLSWKRPAATAICAYGVVLVYGHALRTLAVLAPAGVSRMAVAVVGAGFEVYLMGVLSLSLVASVLEDQVGWDAIRVGWNLMGGRRFCGWAISGCLLTVTSFIGWELEGMDGRDKVWGLTSTAAMEVVMEYGDKLGLACLFGLVVLWGYVVVTVFYVGCKKSNVKEENGTVI; from the coding sequence ATGACAGACAGAGACGACCGCCGCCTCCATCTCCCCCAAGATTCCTACTGTTTCCCCACCACAATCTTCCTCTCCCTCAACATTTTCCTCAGAAaccccaaaattttcctttcaatttttGCTCTCGCCACCCTCCCCGTCTCtctcctcctcttcctcctcgccCTCTCCTCTTCCCCAATCAAGTCCCAGATCCTCCTCCTGGAGGCTGTGGCCCAGGTCGCCCCCACGCGCTTCGAGGCGCGCCACGTCTGGGACGAGTCACGCGCCGCCGCGCTCTCCCTCCTCGCCCGCAAGGCTCTCGTCTTCGCCCCCTGTTTCGCCCTCTCCCTCGCCGCCTTCGTCTCGGCCGCCACCTCCGTCGCCGCGGCCGCCGCCGGGCGCCGCCCTTCCCTCGCAGCGGCCGCGAGCGCCGTCCGCCTTTCCTGGAAGCGACCGGCGGCCACGGCGATCTGCGCGTACGGGGTGGTGCTGGTGTACGGCCACGCACTACGCACGTTAGCCGTGCTGGCGCCCGCGGGCGTCTCGAGGATGGCGGTCGCGGTCGTGGGGGCGGGCTTTGAGGTGTACTTGATGGGCGTGCTGAGCCTGAGCTTGGTGGCTTCGGTTCTGGAGGATCAGGTCGGATGGGATGCGATTCGCGTCGGGTGGAACCTCATGGGCGGGCGGAGATTTTGCGGGTGGGCCATATCGGGTTGTCTTCTCACGGTTACGAGTTTCATCGGGTGGGAGCTGGAGGGAATGGACGGTCGAGATAAGGTGTGGGGATTAACGTCGACGGCTGCAATGGAAGTGGTGATGGAGTATGGTGATAAATTAGGGCTTGCTTGTTTGTTTGGGCTGGTAGTGCTTTGGGGTTATGTGGTGGTCACTGTTTTTTACGTTGGATGCAAAAAATCTAACGTGAAAGAGGAAAATGGGACCGTAATTTAG